One region of Clostridiales bacterium genomic DNA includes:
- a CDS encoding DUF370 domain-containing protein, which translates to MDLKLINIGYGNYVSAERLLAVVSPDSAPIKRIVQDSREIGMLIDATYGRKTQAVLIMDTGHAVLSALPPDAVQGRVQASDQETGGDAT; encoded by the coding sequence GTGGACTTGAAACTCATCAACATCGGATACGGAAACTATGTCTCCGCGGAGCGGCTGCTGGCTGTCGTCAGTCCGGATTCCGCCCCCATCAAGCGCATCGTGCAGGACAGCCGCGAGATCGGTATGCTCATCGATGCGACCTATGGACGAAAGACGCAGGCCGTCCTCATCATGGATACCGGCCACGCGGTGCTTTCGGCACTGCCGCCGGATGCGGTACAGGGCCGTGTCCAGGCCTCAGATCAGGAAACCGGAGGAGATGCAACATGA
- the gmk gene encoding guanylate kinase, translated as MNRQTGKLILISGPSGTGKSTVIARLMRLRDDVCFSVSATTRAPRPGEVDGKDYFFVTRTAFDAMVAGDELLEHAEYVGNCYGTPKSYVERRCAEGMHVLLDIDVQGVHQISENRPDAIRVFMMPPSLAELERRLRGRHTDDEQKICERLAQARRECALAYTYDYIVINDDPDVAAKELDAIITAECCRYPDRKNYFTEVLEK; from the coding sequence ATGAACCGCCAGACAGGAAAACTGATTTTGATCTCCGGGCCGTCCGGCACCGGAAAGAGCACGGTCATTGCCCGACTGATGCGCCTGCGGGATGACGTGTGCTTTTCCGTTTCGGCCACGACGCGCGCTCCGCGTCCCGGCGAGGTGGACGGCAAGGACTATTTTTTCGTCACGCGCACGGCGTTTGACGCCATGGTCGCGGGGGACGAGCTGCTGGAGCACGCCGAATACGTCGGCAACTGCTACGGCACGCCGAAGAGCTATGTTGAGCGGCGCTGCGCCGAGGGCATGCATGTCCTGCTGGACATTGACGTGCAGGGCGTGCACCAGATCTCCGAGAACCGGCCGGACGCGATCCGCGTGTTTATGATGCCGCCGTCTCTGGCGGAGCTGGAGCGCCGGCTGCGCGGCCGGCACACGGACGACGAGCAGAAGATCTGCGAGCGTCTGGCGCAGGCACGCCGCGAGTGCGCGCTGGCGTATACATATGATTACATCGTCATCAATGACGATCCCGACGTCGCGGCCAAGGAGCTCGACGCCATCATCACGGCAGAGTGCTGCCGCTATCCCGATCGGAAAAACTATTTTACAGAGGTGCTTGAAAAATGA
- a CDS encoding YicC family protein, producing MIRSMTGYGGAKGVVEGLNVTVELKSVNNRYLDIAVRMPRNFLFAEDAVKSTIQQHVSRGKLDVFVTIDSSQAADTVLRVNEPLLRAYIDTLNTLAVRYDLKNDMSLMSLMRFPDILSVEKAEADQDKIRAGLVALTQQALADYDQMREREGAKLRADVEEKLARIESLVTNVEAAAPETAAAYEARLRQKLEAVLAAADIDESRIIAEAAIYADHVAVDEETVRLRSHIAQLRQMLESGSPVGRKADFLIQEFNREANTIGSKCQNADIAKVVVDLKSEIEKIREQIQNIE from the coding sequence ATGATAAGAAGTATGACCGGCTACGGCGGCGCAAAGGGCGTCGTTGAGGGCCTGAACGTCACGGTGGAGCTCAAGAGCGTCAACAACCGCTATCTGGACATCGCCGTGCGCATGCCGCGCAATTTCCTCTTCGCGGAGGACGCGGTCAAATCCACCATCCAGCAGCACGTCAGCCGCGGCAAGCTGGATGTGTTCGTCACGATCGATTCCTCGCAGGCGGCCGATACCGTCCTGCGTGTGAACGAGCCGCTGCTGCGCGCCTATATCGACACGCTCAATACGCTCGCCGTGCGCTACGACCTGAAAAATGACATGTCGCTCATGTCGCTCATGCGCTTTCCGGACATCCTGTCCGTGGAGAAGGCGGAGGCGGATCAGGATAAGATCCGCGCCGGTCTGGTCGCGCTGACGCAGCAGGCGCTCGCTGACTATGACCAGATGCGCGAGCGCGAGGGCGCGAAGCTCCGCGCCGACGTGGAGGAAAAGCTCGCGCGTATCGAGTCGCTGGTGACAAACGTGGAGGCGGCCGCCCCCGAGACGGCTGCGGCCTACGAGGCGCGTCTGCGCCAGAAGCTCGAGGCGGTGCTCGCCGCGGCCGATATTGACGAGTCGCGCATCATTGCCGAGGCTGCGATCTATGCCGACCACGTTGCCGTCGATGAGGAGACGGTGCGCCTGCGCAGCCACATCGCGCAGCTGCGCCAGATGCTGGAGTCCGGCTCTCCGGTCGGCCGCAAGGCGGACTTCCTCATTCAGGAGTTCAACCGCGAGGCGAACACCATCGGCTCCAAGTGCCAGAACGCGGACATCGCAAAGGTGGTCGTCGACCTCAAGTCCGAGATTGAGAAGATCCGCGAGCAGATCCAGAACATCGAGTAA
- the rpoZ gene encoding DNA-directed RNA polymerase subunit omega, giving the protein MMLYPPMSELAAKAGSRYLLVNLVARRARNIAAAAQAAGEPLDTKPVSMAIDEVYDGRLQVVHKE; this is encoded by the coding sequence ATGATGCTTTATCCTCCCATGAGCGAGCTGGCCGCCAAGGCCGGCAGCCGTTATCTGCTGGTGAATCTGGTCGCGCGCCGCGCGCGCAACATCGCCGCCGCCGCGCAGGCCGCGGGCGAGCCGCTGGATACCAAACCGGTTTCCATGGCGATCGATGAGGTGTATGACGGCCGCCTTCAGGTCGTGCACAAGGAATAA
- the cdaA gene encoding diadenylate cyclase CdaA: protein MAQLAAFWAKLTMLVSTIRFSDIVDILIVAYLIYNVIMLIRKTNSYRLAQGVLLILIALWLSGVLKLTMFNRILQKTVELGLIALVIIFQPELRRLLERMGSKALPRFGAKPLETLGMDNVISQTIAACTQLSATKTGALIVFERSVTLDEQMRSGTIINSDVTAELLKNIFYPKAPLHDGAVVIRDGRIAAAGCVLPLTSNTNLSPDLGTRHRAGIGMSEHSDAVIVIVSEETGGISIAVDGMLKRRLSPDTFEAILRSELVPAEEQQRRRWDIIVDFVKKLNPLRREKQHDKKDDDQQNSQQ, encoded by the coding sequence ATGGCACAACTTGCAGCCTTCTGGGCAAAGCTGACGATGCTGGTGTCCACGATCCGGTTTTCTGACATCGTGGATATCCTGATCGTCGCTTATCTGATTTACAATGTCATCATGCTCATCCGCAAGACGAATTCCTATCGCCTTGCACAGGGCGTTCTGCTGATCCTGATCGCGCTGTGGCTGTCGGGTGTGCTGAAGCTGACGATGTTCAACCGCATCCTGCAAAAGACGGTCGAGCTTGGCCTGATCGCGCTCGTCATCATCTTTCAGCCGGAGCTGCGCCGCCTGCTCGAGCGCATGGGCAGCAAGGCGCTCCCGCGCTTTGGCGCAAAGCCGCTCGAGACGCTGGGCATGGACAATGTCATTTCGCAGACCATTGCCGCCTGCACGCAGCTGTCGGCGACCAAGACCGGTGCGCTCATCGTTTTTGAGCGCAGCGTGACGCTCGATGAGCAGATGCGCAGCGGCACCATCATCAATTCGGACGTGACGGCGGAGCTGCTCAAGAATATTTTCTATCCCAAGGCGCCGCTGCATGACGGCGCGGTCGTGATCCGGGATGGCCGCATCGCGGCGGCCGGCTGTGTCCTGCCGCTGACGAGCAACACGAACCTCAGCCCGGATCTCGGCACGCGCCACCGCGCGGGCATCGGCATGAGCGAGCACTCGGACGCCGTGATTGTGATCGTATCCGAGGAGACCGGCGGTATTTCCATCGCCGTGGACGGTATGCTCAAGCGCCGCCTGTCCCCGGACACGTTTGAGGCGATCCTCCGCAGCGAACTGGTGCCGGCGGAAGAGCAGCAGCGCAGACGCTGGGACATCATTGTCGATTTCGTAAAGAAACTCAATCCGCTTCGTCGGGAGAAACAACATGACAAAAAAGACGACGATCAACAAAATAGTCAGCAGTAA
- a CDS encoding CdaR family protein, producing MTKKTTINKIVSSKAFWIIISLLASFLLWTYIMSTEETTIEMTFSNVKVVYQGADDLRATRGLIVTGADADTVSVRLKGTRRVLGNLSSADLSAVIDVSGISQAREMQVSYSLQYPTNVDKSSITVLSKSPETISFSVVQEANKTLEVKGVFTGSVKDGYTAEPIQVDPSSITLYGPQEELDAVDSICVYVTRTDLDKSIAPTNCPYVLLDKDGNKLTPKEITGNYDTVSVSMPVLMNKDLPLTVSLVGGAGATEDNCVIEIEPKSIQVAGDTTVLQTLNQLVVATVDLSSFATSYETTVTIPLDNNLRNLSGVTEATVRISVRGLETEKITATNITTTGTNRHVEIATASLVVTVRAPAETISQITADNIRVVADLTNYKATSGTVAVPAKVYVDGFSDAGAIGEYVVNVHFTGG from the coding sequence ATGACAAAAAAGACGACGATCAACAAAATAGTCAGCAGTAAGGCTTTCTGGATCATCATTTCGCTGCTGGCCTCGTTCCTGCTGTGGACGTATATCATGTCCACGGAGGAGACGACGATCGAGATGACGTTTTCCAATGTCAAGGTCGTGTATCAGGGTGCAGATGATCTGCGCGCTACGCGCGGCCTGATCGTCACGGGCGCCGACGCGGACACGGTTTCCGTGCGCCTGAAAGGCACGCGGCGCGTGCTCGGCAACCTCAGCTCGGCGGACCTGTCGGCGGTCATCGACGTGTCCGGCATCTCGCAGGCGCGCGAAATGCAGGTGAGCTATTCGCTGCAGTATCCGACCAATGTCGATAAGAGCAGCATCACCGTCTTGAGCAAGTCGCCGGAGACGATCAGCTTCTCCGTCGTGCAGGAGGCCAACAAGACGCTCGAAGTGAAGGGCGTGTTCACCGGCAGCGTTAAGGATGGCTACACGGCCGAACCGATCCAGGTAGATCCGTCGTCCATCACGCTCTACGGCCCGCAGGAGGAGCTCGACGCGGTGGACAGCATCTGCGTCTATGTCACGCGCACGGATCTGGACAAGTCCATTGCGCCGACCAACTGCCCATATGTCCTGCTGGACAAGGACGGCAACAAGCTCACCCCCAAAGAGATCACCGGCAATTATGACACGGTCAGCGTGTCCATGCCGGTGCTGATGAACAAGGACCTGCCGCTGACGGTCTCACTGGTCGGCGGCGCCGGGGCGACGGAGGACAACTGTGTCATCGAGATCGAGCCGAAGAGCATCCAGGTCGCGGGCGATACGACGGTGCTGCAGACGCTCAACCAGCTCGTTGTGGCGACTGTCGATCTGTCGAGTTTTGCCACATCTTACGAGACGACGGTCACGATCCCGCTTGACAACAATCTGCGTAATCTCAGCGGCGTCACGGAGGCAACGGTCCGCATCTCCGTCCGCGGACTGGAAACCGAGAAGATCACGGCGACGAATATCACAACGACCGGCACGAACCGGCACGTGGAGATCGCAACGGCATCTCTGGTCGTGACCGTGCGCGCGCCGGCGGAGACGATCTCGCAGATCACGGCGGACAACATACGTGTTGTCGCCGATCTGACAAATTACAAGGCCACGAGCGGTACGGTCGCCGTGCCGGCCAAGGTCTATGTGGACGGCTTCTCCGACGCCGGTGCGATCGGGGAATACGTTGTGAATGTGCATTTTACGGGAGGATGA
- the def gene encoding peptide deformylase: protein MATRMILKNGDPQLRKHCHEVKDFNPRLHMLLDDMRQTLAESNGVGLAAPQVGVLRRAVIVLETNVPDGEEEYMIELINPTIVETAGEQTGAEGCLSIPNEFGIVQRPDYVKVRAQDRHGEWFEVEGRGLTARAFCHEIDHLDGVLFIDKAIRMLSPEELEQQAKG from the coding sequence ATGGCTACAAGAATGATTCTCAAAAACGGCGACCCGCAGCTGCGCAAGCACTGCCACGAGGTCAAGGATTTTAATCCCCGGCTGCACATGCTGCTCGACGATATGCGCCAGACGCTGGCCGAGTCCAACGGCGTCGGCCTTGCCGCGCCGCAGGTCGGTGTGCTGCGCCGCGCCGTCATCGTGCTCGAGACGAACGTCCCGGACGGGGAAGAGGAGTATATGATCGAGCTCATCAACCCCACCATCGTGGAGACGGCCGGGGAGCAGACCGGCGCCGAGGGCTGCCTGAGCATTCCGAACGAGTTCGGCATCGTCCAGCGCCCGGACTATGTGAAGGTCCGCGCGCAGGATCGCCACGGCGAATGGTTCGAGGTTGAGGGCCGCGGCCTGACGGCGCGCGCCTTCTGCCACGAGATCGACCATCTCGATGGCGTCCTGTTCATCGACAAGGCGATCCGGATGCTCTCTCCCGAGGAGCTTGAGCAGCAGGCGAAGGGGTGA
- a CDS encoding SoxR reducing system RseC family protein — translation MTQDAVVTKLVSRHVAEVEVERGTACGGTCESCEACVFQNRIRAEAVNKVSALPGQKVVIESKTSDVLGAAALLYLVPFVLLFLGYAIGNALGWAEGGCVLIGFGFFALGVAFNVIYQRKKKASPITFEIIQIRES, via the coding sequence ATGACGCAGGATGCAGTGGTAACAAAGCTGGTCAGCCGCCATGTGGCGGAGGTGGAAGTGGAGCGCGGCACGGCGTGCGGCGGCACATGCGAGTCGTGCGAGGCGTGCGTGTTCCAGAACCGCATCCGTGCAGAGGCGGTCAATAAGGTCTCAGCGCTGCCGGGGCAGAAGGTCGTCATTGAGAGCAAGACGTCGGACGTGCTCGGCGCGGCGGCGCTGCTGTATCTGGTGCCGTTTGTGCTGCTGTTTCTGGGCTATGCCATCGGCAATGCGCTCGGCTGGGCCGAGGGCGGCTGTGTTTTGATCGGCTTTGGCTTTTTTGCGCTCGGCGTGGCGTTCAATGTTATCTACCAGCGTAAGAAGAAAGCCAGCCCCATTACTTTTGAGATCATTCAGATCCGGGAATCCTAA
- the priA gene encoding primosomal protein N' yields the protein MLQIPVAKVAVLAATFAFDRPYTYKIPQPLADTLRPGCRVMVPFSRGNRPCEGMVLALDKAEDDPKLKPITRQLDPEPILSPELIRLAVWMHDRFFCTIYDALHAILPAGVWYRVSTVYCAAPELDEAAALAQCGRSKQRRLALETVLEHGGRCPLDELQAAFGDKEPASALHWLVEQKFLTVEGTQKRVVRDKQLEYASLAVPLEEAQEEIRRRRRAPHQVAILELLCTIGRASAGEVCQFTGAPRSSMKALVQQGVVHIDAEPYFRRPVHYTGQPQPIPALTPAQEQVFDGLKELLRAPDAQAALLFGVTGSGKTLVYLHLIAQALAAGQGAILLVPEISLTPQMIEAFSAYFGDTVAVLHSGLPLSERYDEWKRIRAGLARVVVGTRSAVFAPVQDLGLLIIDEEQEDTYKSESTPRYHARDVAKFRCAQHRALLLLGSATPDVVSRYYAETGRYHYFTLPDRFNARKLPDVIIADMKQELRNGNSGSISSVLYGELEENLRRGEQSILFLNRRGASKIVTCAECGATYSCPNCSVSLTYHQGNQMLICHHCGYRRRVDPQCPVCGGELRFLGDGTERIEADLHALFPGVETLRMDADAIAMAGTHEALLQRFARERIPIMIGTQMITKGLNFENVTLVGVLNADQSLYVGDYRANERTFSLITQVIGRSGRGDAPGRAVIQTFTPANETIRQAARQDYDAFYRSEIRLRKLNGTPPFSEVLAVTVSGAQENAVVRCCAYIRDYFRQTIGERAEVLGPAPLPVVRMNNRYRYRVTLYCNQSKAVRRAAANIVMYCNTEKSFRDVTVFADDNPLD from the coding sequence ATGCTGCAGATCCCGGTCGCAAAGGTCGCCGTTCTGGCTGCAACGTTTGCGTTCGACCGACCGTATACGTATAAGATCCCGCAGCCGCTGGCGGATACGCTTCGCCCCGGCTGCCGCGTCATGGTGCCGTTTTCGCGCGGGAACCGCCCGTGTGAGGGTATGGTGCTTGCGCTGGACAAGGCGGAGGATGACCCGAAGCTCAAGCCCATTACGCGCCAGCTCGACCCCGAGCCCATCCTCTCACCGGAACTGATCCGTCTGGCCGTCTGGATGCATGACCGCTTTTTCTGCACGATCTATGACGCGCTGCACGCGATCCTGCCGGCCGGCGTCTGGTATCGGGTCAGCACGGTCTACTGCGCGGCGCCGGAGCTGGATGAGGCCGCGGCGTTGGCCCAGTGCGGGAGATCCAAGCAGCGGCGGCTTGCACTCGAGACCGTGCTGGAGCACGGCGGCCGCTGCCCGCTCGACGAGCTGCAGGCGGCGTTTGGCGACAAAGAACCGGCAAGCGCGCTACACTGGCTCGTGGAGCAGAAATTTCTGACCGTGGAGGGCACGCAAAAGCGCGTCGTGCGCGACAAGCAGCTGGAGTATGCCAGTCTCGCCGTCCCGCTGGAAGAGGCGCAGGAGGAGATCCGCCGCCGCCGGCGTGCGCCGCATCAGGTCGCCATTTTGGAGCTGCTGTGCACGATCGGCCGCGCGTCGGCCGGTGAAGTGTGCCAGTTTACCGGCGCGCCGAGAAGCTCCATGAAGGCGCTTGTGCAGCAGGGCGTCGTGCACATTGACGCCGAGCCCTATTTTCGCCGTCCGGTGCATTACACCGGGCAGCCGCAGCCGATCCCGGCGCTGACACCGGCGCAGGAGCAGGTGTTTGACGGCCTGAAGGAGCTGCTGCGCGCACCGGACGCGCAGGCGGCGCTGCTCTTCGGCGTGACCGGCAGCGGCAAGACGCTCGTCTACCTGCACCTGATCGCGCAGGCGCTCGCGGCGGGGCAGGGCGCGATCCTGCTCGTGCCGGAGATTTCGCTGACGCCGCAGATGATCGAGGCGTTTTCCGCCTATTTCGGTGACACGGTCGCCGTTTTGCACAGCGGCCTGCCGCTCTCGGAGCGCTACGACGAGTGGAAACGCATCCGCGCGGGTCTCGCGCGCGTCGTTGTCGGCACGCGCAGCGCGGTTTTCGCACCCGTGCAGGATCTCGGCCTGCTCATCATCGACGAGGAGCAGGAGGACACCTATAAGTCCGAGAGCACGCCGCGCTATCACGCGCGCGACGTGGCCAAGTTCCGCTGCGCCCAGCACCGTGCGCTGCTGCTGCTCGGCTCGGCAACGCCGGACGTTGTCAGCCGCTATTACGCCGAGACCGGGCGCTATCATTACTTTACGCTGCCGGATCGGTTCAATGCCCGTAAGCTGCCGGACGTCATCATCGCCGATATGAAGCAGGAACTGCGCAACGGCAACTCCGGCTCCATCAGCTCCGTGCTCTATGGCGAGCTGGAGGAGAATCTCCGCCGCGGCGAGCAGAGTATTTTGTTTCTCAACCGGCGCGGCGCGAGTAAGATCGTCACCTGCGCCGAGTGCGGCGCGACCTATTCGTGCCCGAACTGCAGCGTCAGCCTGACGTATCATCAGGGCAACCAAATGCTCATCTGCCACCACTGCGGCTACCGCCGGCGGGTCGATCCGCAGTGCCCGGTCTGCGGCGGCGAGCTGCGCTTTCTCGGCGACGGGACGGAGCGCATCGAGGCGGATCTCCACGCGCTGTTCCCCGGCGTGGAGACGCTGCGCATGGATGCCGACGCCATTGCCATGGCCGGCACGCACGAGGCGCTGCTGCAGCGCTTTGCGCGCGAGCGCATCCCCATCATGATCGGCACGCAGATGATCACGAAGGGGCTGAATTTTGAAAACGTCACGCTCGTCGGCGTGCTCAATGCCGACCAGAGCCTGTACGTCGGCGATTACCGCGCCAATGAGCGCACGTTTTCGCTCATCACGCAGGTCATCGGCCGCAGTGGCCGCGGTGATGCGCCCGGCCGGGCCGTCATCCAGACATTCACGCCCGCGAACGAGACCATCCGGCAGGCGGCACGGCAGGATTACGATGCGTTTTACCGCTCGGAGATCCGGCTGCGCAAGCTCAACGGCACGCCGCCGTTCAGCGAGGTGCTGGCCGTCACGGTCTCCGGCGCGCAGGAGAATGCGGTCGTGCGCTGCTGCGCCTATATCCGCGATTACTTTCGCCAGACGATCGGCGAACGCGCGGAGGTGCTCGGCCCGGCACCGCTGCCGGTCGTGCGCATGAACAACCGCTACCGCTACCGCGTCACGCTTTACTGCAATCAGAGCAAGGCGGTGCGCCGCGCGGCGGCGAACATCGTCATGTACTGCAATACAGAAAAATCATTCCGCGATGTCACCGTTTTTGCCGATGACAATCCGCTGGATTAG